The following are from one region of the Paenibacillus protaetiae genome:
- the ftsY gene encoding signal recognition particle-docking protein FtsY, whose translation MSFFKKLKDSIASKAEAVTSVFKEGLSKTRSAIVEKVEELITRRKKIDEEFYEELEEILIGADVGVTTVMKLIDELRAEVKARKIEQAAELQPILSEKLVGLLKGGGDPGLNMSADGITVYLFVGVNGVGKTTTIGKLAHKFKSEGKNVLLAAGDTFRAGAIEQLEVWGQRVGVDVIKQQSGSDPAAVMFDAVQAAKQRQVDVLLCDTAGRLQNKTNLMEELNKIFRVIQRELPDAPHEVLLVLDATTGQNALSQAKLFGEKSGVTGLVLTKLDGTAKGGIVIAIRNELNLPVKLVGLGEKMGDLQEFDSEQFVHALFAGLIQQETAADDAEESR comes from the coding sequence ATGAGCTTTTTCAAAAAGTTGAAAGATAGCATTGCCAGCAAAGCGGAAGCTGTCACCAGCGTATTTAAAGAAGGGCTGAGCAAAACCCGTTCCGCTATTGTTGAGAAAGTGGAAGAGCTGATTACACGCCGCAAAAAAATCGACGAGGAATTTTACGAAGAGCTGGAAGAAATTCTCATCGGTGCGGACGTTGGCGTAACCACTGTCATGAAGCTGATCGACGAGCTTCGCGCCGAAGTGAAAGCGCGCAAAATTGAACAGGCAGCCGAGCTGCAGCCGATTTTGTCCGAGAAGCTGGTCGGCTTGCTCAAAGGCGGCGGCGATCCGGGCCTCAACATGTCGGCTGACGGCATTACCGTATACTTGTTCGTAGGCGTCAACGGGGTTGGCAAAACAACAACCATCGGCAAGCTGGCCCATAAATTTAAAAGCGAAGGCAAAAACGTGCTGCTTGCGGCGGGCGATACGTTCCGCGCGGGCGCCATCGAGCAGTTGGAAGTGTGGGGGCAGCGCGTTGGCGTTGACGTCATCAAGCAGCAGTCGGGTTCCGACCCGGCAGCAGTCATGTTCGACGCGGTACAGGCGGCCAAGCAGCGCCAGGTGGACGTTCTGCTGTGCGATACGGCAGGCAGGCTGCAAAATAAAACGAACCTGATGGAAGAGCTGAACAAAATATTTCGTGTTATTCAGCGCGAGCTTCCGGATGCTCCGCACGAAGTGCTTCTCGTGCTGGACGCGACAACGGGGCAAAACGCGCTCAGCCAGGCGAAGCTGTTTGGCGAAAAAAGCGGCGTAACCGGCCTCGTATTGACGAAACTGGACGGTACGGCCAAAGGCGGCATCGTTATTGCAATCCGCAATGAGCTGAATTTGCCGGTGAAGCTTGTCGGGCTTGGCGAAAAGATGGGCGATCTGCAGGAATTTGATTCCGAGCAGTTTGTGCATGCTTTATTTGCCGGGCTGATCCAGCAGGAGACGGCTGCGGACGACGCGGAGGAAAGCCGCTAA
- the ylxM gene encoding YlxM family DNA-binding protein, which translates to MAVQEPHALAKTTRINALFDFYEPLLTEKQRTFLKYYFLDDYSLGEIASESGISRQAVYEHIKRAQNALEEYESKLKLLERHERVSRTAGELAEVIHTLSLQDQDKQLLKSAIDRLMQME; encoded by the coding sequence ATGGCAGTTCAAGAGCCACATGCCCTTGCTAAGACGACTCGGATCAATGCATTATTTGATTTTTATGAACCTCTGCTGACTGAGAAACAGCGGACGTTCCTGAAATATTATTTTCTGGACGATTATTCGCTTGGCGAAATCGCTTCGGAATCCGGCATTAGCCGTCAAGCGGTATACGAACATATCAAGCGCGCACAGAACGCGCTGGAAGAATACGAAAGCAAGCTGAAGCTGCTCGAGAGGCATGAGCGGGTCAGCCGGACGGCCGGCGAGCTTGCTGAAGTGATCCATACGCTTTCGCTTCAAGATCAGGATAAACAATTGCTGAA